gatttgtcaggataataataacaataagatatcaaaaagatcaaagcaaataaattcgacagaaatctgagattcggcaatatataaaagacgggttatgttcacctaaattgtgtttggtaaagactgtcactatatgtagtgaaccagtcttcggctcatacccactgaagaagagcattcaggggagataaaattgagtaatgacttaattctggaacggttgcgaagaaaaacaaataatgtgagaATATTTAGCGCGATTCGCTACACAAattttatgatgtcattgatataacttttcctgaggtatgtatttacatgtgattaagcatatgtcaaagtgtttttgatttgttcaaggtcataaatagcatcgcgaaaatatatgtcgcgtggcattttttttgagacgtatccatatgtggtattcttatgtaattttatgtctaaattcccatatgtatgaacggtcaacgcccgcttcgcgggcttttgcccgtattaatccatttaactcaataattgacgattttgcatctagggtctttaataattatttcagcatacttaaataaagacccttatgccattctatcactttattcaaatgagtttatgaacgcgataaactttcttcttcgtcacacgctacgtcatgtactctacattactgctgttcaaatgaaccggagcagtttatctaataatagccgttggtaaactcggttgcatttgcagatttctgcatacaaacataattatgtttaaacttgcacaatgttttatttatctatggtaaatgcccttattgtacgaaataataatttaatatataaatacacaaagaatggaaaacattccagtacacaacagataaatgagtagaaaatacccgtttacgaaatgggacgttcccaattccagtgtggtgctatttttaccatcttatactttacacagctctatgcctaaagtgaattaaataggaaagcaaacatagcagattattcatgaactgtgcgatatgtgtatggcttgttgtacattcttaatatttaagttaaatgtcaaaagtagatctatatgctttggttataaacaatgcacattacacgaaataagtcaaatgtgatcaattgacaattcagatgtcgacatacagtacatgtagaaaacatgtaaaataagtcgcgtttataataaatcgtcaaaaaattggggaaaatgacgcaataagtatgtcattttatgacgccatcaatcagctgattcattatacggatggcaaaaaattatgtcatatgactagatttaaaggttgaaggtcgtatgattttgaagcttaagttttgtcgactttgtttcttatgaaaaatcattcagtggtaaagtaaatataataataaaaaaaataacaaaacaaaaatcgtgtaattttatattttatttcaacatttcttttggtgaatgtgtcatatatatttttttctgaaaaatatgcacattttcttctaatgggtgaccttaaaattcgatcgaTGAACCAAaaaatatcgacctaattttagcgcatatcgcatgacgtcatttaaaaagtagtccgtgcacgcgacaggtatattcaacagtgttgaatacaagcaagtatattccacaacgtgttataccgtcaatgtcgcggtgacaATGGGATAAAATTTAATAGAAATATCTGGACATGACATTAGTTAATTTGGCAGTGAATATCATTTACCAAATGCGCTGGtgaaacatgaaatacatgtatttttgattTACTTTAATTGTTCACAACTGCATGATAAACGATGCAATTAAAACAAAACGTTAGTATATTGTCGTGATTGTAATTATATCATATCACATATTACATACACTAGTGTGTCATCACCATATGTTCTAGTAGTATAATATAATGTTGTCTGGGCAACACATACATGAACTAAACAGTTTTACAATGTTACAATTTCTTGGTCTGTACAAACAAATGATTTACAGTTATGAATATTTAAGCGTCTTCATGTTAATAAAAAACTTGCAATGTTTGTGCTCCATAATATGAAGTGACTGCGTAAAAGTCTTCTCGTTTACTTTTTCCACGTGTCCGTAGGTTTGATGGTACTCTCGATACAGAAGTGAACGAACACGTCATTAATTGGTATCCTTTTACGCATATATTTTTCGGTAACTTtcgaatattttttataaatacacgACTACCATGAATATGGCTTACATGTTAGTCAAATGCATGTATTGACAATTCAAACCCGTAAAACTGTTGACAGCAAATGGTCGTTCCATCATCACTTGTTCCGACACCACCTGTTTCGACCTTTAAGTTGAACAATGTCAATGTCACATTATGAATGCTTATTTGCGCTAAACTGGAAGTGCATGAATAAAGTCTTACTCCAGTTGTTGTATGTGTGATTGAATATTCCTGCTGACCAATAAGATGAATAGGTTTGTCCAGATGGACAAGTTTGTGTGTCAGTCCAGGAGTGTGACACAGCTGAACGCTTTGTGAATGTATTTTTCTAGAACCCTCCACAATCTCAATTACGCATTCCGCAGAACCTTCTGAAACAGGCAGAAACATATTAACACCTGTTATTGCACATTCAGACGAAACTGTAAAAGTGAGACCATTTGCCATACGAAGAAACCTCGAGTTCTTACCAGAACCATTACCCACACTCAAACTTCTGACAAAAAGGTACGGTTTGGTCGACATTCCCCTAGTTTCGTTTTTAAACTTTGagacatttttcttttttattattgtttgataaacGGAGAGTGTTTCTTCTTTAGTGAGAACATTATCATTCGACACAAAATCCGTGAACTCTTCAGAAGTCATGCTAGGGAATCTGATAAGGTTGATAATCTCGTCTCCCAGTGTATTCCGAATTTCTTCTCCTTTCGCCTGCTTTTCAGTAGAGTCAATCCTCTTTGAAGCCCATCGTTTGCATGCTAGGTACACTTCACTTTCACTGCACAACATTCTGTTCATTTCTAGAACCTCTTTCAGTCCCTCCACTGACATTTCAACAAATGCGTCAGATTCTAAAACGCATTtcgatttattttttataaagtctAAGCACTGTTGTTTTAAACCCTGGTAATTAAAACGTGTGGCCTGATCcaagattatacatacattatttGGATCGATTCTTTCTTTCAAGAACAACTCACAGGTGGTTTCCAATCCAGAAATATCGTATTTATTTGCAGCGTACATCAAAGGCATTACAATGTCCGCGGTTAGGTCTACTTTGCCGCTGTATAAATACCtaaggaaacaaaataaaaagaaaacatatattcAATATCACAAAAGCACGTTTATTTTAACACAGACATCAAGTGATCAATCATCATAATACATCCATAATATCTGATATTTTTTAGAAACGAATTTTGTATTTCGATTTCTCAGATCTTACAAAAGGTTCACAAGATATcacatgtttattttacatttttacaaagtttcatATTAAATAATCAAGTTTTCGAtttgttttgaagaaaaaatgttttgaaacacATACACGGCTGATTTCAATGTTACAGAGGTCCATATCGTGGCAGCATTGCATTTCTGAATGCCACACATATGCTTTATATCAACTTTAATTTTCTGGAAATTTCCTTCTGTGCTATGATTTCCCTGTATGTGTTTCAAAACCCTATTTATCaaaatatgtcaacatgtttAATAACCAACCATGTGCGCACTTGTGCAAAAAAATCGAAATAAACATTATCCGTTGCTTTTTCATGCgtaaataatatcattattattatcattattatattaatatatctaCGTTTTAGTTTAACTTGCTTCACAAGTTAAgaaatatctttattttttttatgttgaacaaagTAAATCAAATGTGTACACATACAACTCACATttgttaaaatactttaaaataacgATGTACAAATAATAGTTACGTATAAAATAACGAAACACATTTGGTGTGTTGTTTAAGTTAAATTGGTTGCGTTAAATAATTTATCCTGAAATCATAGAAAGAAAACTATTGTCTAAATAATCACTTAAGCTAAGATAGTTGTTTTATAACCTTTCATCttaccttttttcttttaaattcttACAAGCATTTTTTCGTAAATTATTCAAATTGTCATCACATACATGAATGTTAGACTTATTTTCCATGTACACTAGAATGTAATAATTTTTCACAACAAACATATAGTCCTCTGGCAGTTTGCAATCGATTACCTCACTAGAATCCTCAGTATAGGCTCTTCGATATCCTGTATGTCAATGACGTCACTTGACTCAGCAAGTGCGCCGCAAAACATGGCGTGAAATACCGGGCTGCGGCTGGCAAGAATAAATTTGTGACATTTCAGACGTTTGTGGTCGTTTCCGGCAGCTAATATGACGTCACACAAATACTCATCATCAAGCATCTTAAGGTTAGTGTCGGCAAAGGATTCGGAATGCTGCCACACGGTCGTCATTTTCTGTGAAATAATAAACACATCTGGTGTATTGCAGATGACAACTGTATGGCTGAATTACCACAAATGGTATGATGCATACGCCGGTACCtttgtatttcaaaacattatcacAAGTATGTATTGGTTTGTTTCTTTCATTCAATCATTATTCAGAATTACGTACAGTATTGAAACGTAAAAGGCTGATTGTAGAACCAATAGAAGACACATACTGAGGCCCAAACATGTTTGTTCCAACTAACCCGACCGACCATAATTCTTGGTGCCGACTTTGTGTATATTTCAGCTTGATATTTTGAACAAGTTTGTTTATTcgattattatattaaaacaaaagttcACTTATTAACAGATCTGTTGCAACACACACACAGCAACATGAAATACTTCAAGACAACATACTGATGAATAATAATGTGTGGAACACATAGTATCTTATGAATTGTTATATCGCACGTTCATATCAATGAGCTTTAATTTTGCAACTctgtattttaataatgttaaaggtttttaatacaaaaacaagtattcttttcaatatctttaaaaacagaaaaacacttaaaatcaacgaatatttcgtaatataTTTCGAAACATAAAGTGAACACATAcaatatcagtgttccttagagcagtaaccacaatttcaacgccagatgtggtctggtaacacaaATTTAACGAGCTacgaaatgctcgtttttattttgtgtgtgacaatatagTTCATAAATTAATGAGGAGAACTGTCATgcagacaaattagcgccccgagccgattttgACGAAGATattacgtacatattttcctacaataactgaagcattcgtctttttattaggatcagagtgtTCGTgtgttttatgaatatatatcattgcaagaatttaaaatgaaccgttaaactatatttagattcacatcgtacatgcatgatatacatgctggcgaattcgactgtgcagacattttcgctttcatacttaaatatatctggcttatttcgcatttttcgacacatgttcttcttgatttttattttaattgatattgaaattaatgtataataagtatttgcacattttatataatttcataaatatttgacaaaatcgtataatcacACTTTAattactttattacaaaatatcaaCCTACCTGATTCTACGTCACCCAACAGTACGGTTAAAAAAATGCAAGTGAATATTTCCTTATACACTGTACTCTGCTTAGAATGTAGTGTTGAATGTTAGCTTTAATACGttaatgtatttaatacattattaaagTGCTTGTCTGATTAGTTTATAAATCGTTCATCCCTATCTGACAGGTATGAGCCACGTATTGATATATAAAGTACTATGTGTAAAGTGCGGAAATAGAGTACTTGAACCGAGACAGGTTTTGCATACAGATGAAACAGTgcaaattatatttacataatttgCAGCGGCGTAGCTAGCAATTTTgtagctgtaggcccggatatattacatataaaggaggggggggggggtaaacaaaaattttaaaacaatatggaacataAAACATGTATCGATCGAAACATCGAAACATCAGTTTCTCTGTGAATGTGTAGGACTCCTAGATTATGACGTCATTAAACAACTTACCTGGATGGAAATTTTGTTCGTcatcaagggaccgaaccgacccggattcagtcaatggatcgggatacAGGGGCAATTGCTCCAATTTAAATTTCCGCGGCaataaacatcattcggaatgtttcttaagAATTAAACGATgatcgattacaacttactgtagtgttgaaacGGAGACAAGTTGATCTACATgaagatctatgtaaacttgtaacaacAAGTCgcgtgaaaagaagcgagctagaatctatgcacatagaaagaagaaGAGTttataattggaagatatgtcatttgaacacgaccagacagtgattttttttgccagaaattacagccgatattcggctgcttcccaattgcaaaaattgatgttttttcccaaaaatttgattaaaatttccccaataaaagacaaaattttcccaataaagccaataagattacaatgtaatttagcaataatttcgaacgagtgccgatcgagttgccgagtcgtcgccgaacaacaactgacttacgtatttttcgcgaatttagccgaatacgattttacgttgctatccacattcTTCTATAttttgcggaggataccgacgatagtcgatgtatcccgattgtaaacgcctgtttttacacacgcccaagatggcggcaagcagacgagaaatttgcgatgagcggcgaaaatgataaataacattcaaattaacggatatcatatggttattacggaataatttaatgcgtgtgtcaataaacgcaaaatacaacgtttgagataaaaacaacaaatatttattacaaatcttcacagtgaatgtgcatcacggaaattagttctggcttccataactttaaatgtcgctttttatgatttttgactggcgcgactttatagtaacaaaccatgtgctcaagtgttttcaaattcagaatgacatttcccggtattttaattatactggcttattttgtaaacaaattgtagtgtcaatacaaagtcaaagtaaatattatataaaactaccttattcacaatgaaatcagtcttattatccaccagacgtaagttgttaatcacaaataaaagatttcagaaaacgaaagtgatgtttacaatttcagcataaaatgtcaaggtttatccgaaagtatccaaatgaaaactcgtcacgtgacaaagcgacaatggcgtcaaaattgtgaatttcagactgatgagagttattttcatctaatgtaagatgcatttgaaacatctgaaccttaaaacattcctcgatgcagtattttatattcattcactaatatatgtagaaatgtatccaagaaaatgagctttctttgatttatagcgtgacataaatatgttacgactctggttgactttcgatacggggttagcttcagcgtacaggtctgtcaatactatataaactgtacgctgaagtttctttagctacacggaaatcagtgttgggaaattggagttagtctaccgttactcacaaagttaatgcatttaagatgagtatcgttcgaaaatggaaagagacaaacatgatataatttatatgttagtggatctgtgtaaaatcagattcatatgcatattctgctttataatgtttgtcacgctttacagttgactgaaatagcattgaagtgcaagatgttgaaaggtaaagaaatgaaataaattattttaactccatttaatacttcattgacatagcaagaccactaaagcgtttttttataaatatttgttaatgttttcaccatatgatatttgatttaaaataatactgaattaaattcttactgttaaagaggttatgattaaatggtatatttaagaatctatatagataatagattattgcaagttcaatatgaatgtggaaggatattaacttaacattgtcttcattgtaagaacacattaaattagcactttataatataaaaatgctgtcaaacatactttaataattttaattctgttcttataatcatatttataatgtttcccaatttcatggtttatcgcgctatttttcccaatttcatggtttatcgcgctaattttcccaatccaaaaggcacaggctgtaagaaaaaaatccaaaaaaatcaCTGCCAGAATCCATTGTCTttggattatgtcaatatgaaatgtaGATTTCTAACACTtctagcagctacgcccctgattTGTGTaaccaatttttatgcccccagatcgaatgatcaggggggatattgttttttgcctgtctgtctgtctgtcattctgtcccaaaatttttaccttggtcataacttttgtaatattgaatatagcaacttgatagttggcatgcatgtgtatctcatgtagctgcacattttgaatggtaaaaggtcaaagtcaaggtcatccttcaaggtcaaaggtcaaatatatgagggggcatagtgtttcacaaacacatctcttgtttaaaattaacattcCTCGTTGAATATGAGCACcgtatataacattttatgccaacataatttttttatgtcattgaccTCCCCACTCTCTATTTTATACGTGAGTGTCACGGTTTAGTAAGGGTTTTAGCCGGGAATGTTCTGAAGGGAAATTGCATTTAAccataaagtttataaaaacattgtgttgccagattgtttacattaacacACTCTGTTGAAAGAGCATTAATTTTACCATGCTATTGTTTATACTGCagcaaattgagttcatgaatagatgtttgacatttaaaaagctgttagaataagctttgATAGACTAACAGTTTTGGAACTTTCGAGAAGCCAGTCTTTGCATAATTCTGGACGTGAGTAGTTTCACGTCAATTTTCACTGATTTAAAATTTGTAATTTATGTCAAATAAAAGGTTATAATTGTACGTATTATTTTGAACTCTGGTATAAGGAATACTTTGCATATCAACTTTTGGGGCGGCGACCCCGTTTTCTACAGAAAATTTGAGTGAAAAGGTGGGATCAGTCACGATGGCGTGATGTACACCAACAAAGGAATTTCGGAACAAAGAACATTCTCTTCCGGTAAAGATGGCTGTGGTCAAGGGCCTCAAAGTGCaactttttggtcatttttttgtcaaaaggctAAAAGACTACATTCAAAATGACAGCTCACAGCGTCACGATTTAAACTTGCAAGGAAATGCTCTTGTTCAATATTCCGGATTCCCGGGCGCTACAGTAAAGGAATTGAGGAGACATCTGGAAGTTGTTTGTGATTTCAGCCCAGACATTCTTGTGCTGATCATTGGGACAATCGACATCTACAATTCGGATGTTACTCCGAAAAGTGTTGCTCGGGATATTGAGAATTTAATAGACACTCTTTTGTTTGTGATTGGAGTGGGAAAAGTCATAGTGTTACAAGTTTTACACAGACAGGTTCCGTTATCTCATACAAGATATCCAGTCGACGTGGATTGGTTCAATGCACGTGTTGACGATCTGAATTCCCATCTGATAGAGATGCTCAATTGCACTGGTCATGGTCGTTCATACCTATGGCGTATGAAGGGGTTTTGGTCTCCTGCTTCCAAACAACAACATTTTGCAGACGATGGTTGTCACCTGTCCAGTGCCGGTCAGCTCCGCCTCATTACAAATGTCAGAGCTGCTGTGGTCGCCGCCCTGAAGGGTTCTATTTTCCATTCATAAGATACGTATGATACTATCTTTCCTTTTCTCAGATATAgataatttcaaaagaaaattatcTATtcagtatatataattataattatattatgtatatatctatatatctatatatatatatttatatatatatatatatatatatatatatatatatatatatatatatatatatatatatatatatatatatatatatatatatatatatatatatatatatacaaatacatcgCGCATGTGGCTATATTACAATGTTCTTAATTACATTTGAAGTGTTcttgcttttttaattttatgcaagAATTGCTGTAACGTTTGTGTCCTTATTTTTTAGTGAATCTCATTTATTAAAGAGTTCACACTCTAATTCATACCAACAATGTCAGTACGGTGTGATTTGGTCTTCATTTCACACTAAttctgtacatattttattttcacaatccATCTAGGCGTACTTTCATAGCTAACGCCTAACTTTATATCATAGATTACGTTGATCAGCTTTGCTGACTATGATTGTGTGATTTAGTTTACACATCACACGAAAATTACAAATACATGGTCTAGTGTTCTATTCCGTGTAGGCGTGCTTCTTTTCATAGCTCACGCTTAACATTCTTTCATAGATTAGCTTGCCCAGCTTTGCTGGCTATGATTGTGTGATTTACATCACACGGAAATTATAATTTCATGGTTTAGTCTTATATTCCATGAAAGCGTGCTTAGCTTCATAGCTCACGCTTAATTTTGTATCATATATTTGCTTGACCAGCTTTGCTGGCTATGATTGTGTGATTAACATCACACGGAAATTATAATTACATGGTTTAGTCTTATATTCCACGAAAGCGTGCTTAGCTTCATAGCTCACGCTTAATTTTGTATCATAGATTAGCTTGACCAGCTTTGCTGGCTATGATTGTGTGATTTAGTTAACACATCACACGCAAATTACGAACACATGTTTAGTGTTATTCTCCACGTATGCGTGCTTAGTTTCATAACTCACGCTTTACTATCATGGTTTAGCTTTGCTGGCCATGTTTATGAGTGTTATTTTATACACCACACAGAATGTGTAGATACATGGTTCATTTTATATGCCTACATGCAATTTATGTTACGCAGAGCGTTTATGGTTTAGTTTTACATACCATGAAGGTGTGAATTTCACAAATGTTGTTTACACGACAATTCGcttactttaatttattttttgacatgttaattagcgtcagatttattattttaaagtttacgCCTTTGTTGTAATCATACGGCTAGTTTTCGGATTCCGCAACAcacaatatcaaggtcaaaaaTAGTCTTGTGAATTAACACTTATGAAGGTGGAGTTTCTTTTAGTCTACCAAATTTAGAGCTATAGATTCATACATATGGTTCAAtacataaagtttcaatttaACTTTACGTTTTCTTACAAACAAGACTATAATGCATTCCACGGATTATGCCCTCGAAATAGTTTCATCTCTTACAGTTAATCATGCATTCATTTCAGATCATGAAACGTACCAGTCGTCCTAAGAAGGGTACGCATTCGGCGTGTACCTGTTGTTCCGGACAAAAACAAGCACACACGCGCAAAAGCAATGATGCCCCAACCTCAATAAAAGGCAAAGGCCCAAAAAAACAAAAGACTCAAAACATTCTGCCCCTGGAGGCCAATCTAGATGACGATGTGAATGACAACTTCAGCAGTGATGAAGAAACATCGGTTCGTTTGCCAGCTGCTCCAAGTACAGCAACAACGCTTGGTGTCCAAACATCCTCATCTGCGAGTCCTCACATGCTAGCAGTTCCCCCGCATCTACCAGTAGATTCAGACTCTTCTTCAGACTCCGATTCGGATGAAGACGATCACTATCTGTTCCCACGCTTACAACAGGCCGTGTCTCAACACACAAATTCCTTGGCAGGTAATGGCATTCAGTTCGCAGAACCCATTGGCACTCCaatcattaatcaaattaaaagTAAGACGCGCAAACTTATTTGGAAGAATAAGTTTGTGGATATGGCGTTTCTGCTGCCGTCATCGCAAAATCCGTCCACTCCGCAATTTACACTCCAACTGGACGACATATACATTACACGTACACACAGACGCCTCAGGTTCTCTAGGTTTCGCTGTAATTTTTCAGTCCCATTGGTTTTATGGTACATGGCCTACATTGTGGTCTCCCTACGACATAACATTCAAAGAGCTTTTACCCATTACTCTTTCATTAGAAATTTGGGGTTTTAAGAAGAGAAATCAATGTATAGTACTTGTGTTAGCCGGCATGAAGTATAATATATTGCTGAGGGATGAACACATCCCGggtaaatacaatatattactaGATCTGCTTTCTCGTTTACATATCAAGAAATTTCAAGCTCTGGCGCCTTACATGGAACCAAATCCAACACCTGTTCCACAGGACCTTCTCATGCTTCATTTAATAGGGCAGCTTTCTATATTTTAGATTCTTCCCTTGCTCCATCAATCAAAA
This is a stretch of genomic DNA from Dreissena polymorpha isolate Duluth1 chromosome 7, UMN_Dpol_1.0, whole genome shotgun sequence. It encodes these proteins:
- the LOC127839340 gene encoding BTB/POZ domain-containing protein 6-A-like isoform X2; protein product: MATTWQHSESFADTNLKMLDDEYLCDVILAAGNDHKRLKCHKFILASRSPVFHTMFCGAFAESSDVINIPDIEEPILRILVRYLYSGKVDLTADIVMPLMYAANKYDISGLETTCELFLKERIDPNNVCIILDQATRFNYQGLKQQCLDFIKNKSKCVLESDAFVEMSVEGLKEVLEMNRMLCSESEVYLACKRWASKRIDSTEKQAKGEEIRNTLGDEIINLIRFPSMTSEEFTDFVSNDNVLTKEETLSVYQTIIKKKNVSKFKNETRGMSTKPYLFVRSLSVGNGSGKNSRFLRMANGLTFTVSSECAITGVNMFLPVSEGSAECVIEIVEGSRKIHSQSVQLCHTPGLTHKLVHLDKPIHLIGQQEYSITHTTTGVRLYSCTSSLAQISIHNVTLTLFNLKVETGGVGTSDDGTTICCQQFYGFELSIHAFD
- the LOC127839340 gene encoding BTB/POZ domain-containing protein 6-A-like isoform X4, which produces MTTMWQHSESFADTNLKMLDDEYLCDVILAAGNDHKRLKCHKFILASRSPVFHTMFYGAFAESSDVINIPDIEEPILRILVRYLYSGKVDLTADIVMPLMYAANKYDISGLETTCELFLKERIDPNNVCIILDQATRFNYQGLKQQCLDFIKNKSKCVLESDAFVEMSVEGLKEVLEMNRMLCSESEVYLACKRWASKRIDSTEKQAKGEEIRNTLGDEIINLIRFPSMTSEEFTDFVSNDNVLTKEETLSVYQTIIKKKNVSKFKNETRGMSTKPYLFVRSLSVGNGSGKNSRFLRMANGLTFTVSSECAITGVNMFLPVSEGSAECVIEIVEGSRKIHSQSVQLCHTPGLTHKLVHLDKPIHLIGQQEYSITHTTTGVRLYSCTSSLAQISIHNVTLTLFNLKVETGGVGTSDDGTTICCQQFYGFELSIHAFD
- the LOC127839340 gene encoding BTB/POZ domain-containing protein 6-A-like isoform X1, whose translation is MTTVWQHSESFADTNLKMLDDEYLCDVILAAGNDHKRLKCHKFILASRSPVFHAMFCGALAESSDVIDIQDIEEPILRILVRYLYSGKVDLTADIVMPLMYAANKYDISGLETTCELFLKERIDPNNVCIILDQATRFNYQGLKQQCLDFIKNKSKCVLESDAFVEMSVEGLKEVLEMNRMLCSESEVYLACKRWASKRIDSTEKQAKGEEIRNTLGDEIINLIRFPSMTSEEFTDFVSNDNVLTKEETLSVYQTIIKKKNVSKFKNETRGMSTKPYLFVRSLSVGNGSGKNSRFLRMANGLTFTVSSECAITGVNMFLPVSEGSAECVIEIVEGSRKIHSQSVQLCHTPGLTHKLVHLDKPIHLIGQQEYSITHTTTGVRLYSCTSSLAQISIHNVTLTLFNLKVETGGVGTSDDGTTICCQQFYGFELSIHAFD